In one Vicinamibacterales bacterium genomic region, the following are encoded:
- a CDS encoding PadR family transcriptional regulator, which translates to MGKQAELMKGTLDLLVLKTLELEPRHGVGVADRIEQISGGTFVVRPGSLFPALHRLEQDGFIKGEWTQTPEGRRARYYRLTAAGQKQLAAEKKNWARVVFAIGQILEAD; encoded by the coding sequence ATGGGCAAACAGGCGGAGCTGATGAAGGGCACCCTCGACCTGCTGGTGCTGAAGACGCTCGAACTGGAGCCGCGTCACGGCGTCGGCGTCGCCGACCGCATCGAGCAGATCAGCGGCGGCACCTTCGTGGTCCGGCCGGGCTCGCTGTTCCCGGCGCTGCACCGGCTCGAGCAGGACGGGTTCATCAAAGGCGAATGGACGCAGACGCCGGAAGGGCGGCGCGCCAGGTACTACCGGCTCACCGCCGCCGGCCAGAAGCAGCTCGCCGCCGAGAAGAAGAACTGGGCCCGCGTCGTCTTCGCGATCGGGCAGATCCTCGAGGCCGACTGA
- a CDS encoding VWA domain-containing protein: MKLRSPLLLVLILALLAPLGAATEPVRISTIVTDRQGKAVTGLTLKDFEIREDGVLQPLLSVESRKPAPRRLAILLDEFHVDAADSVRIRDAVIRFITAQMRPDDTAVILKPLDPLTTIRLTSDRDALVAAVSTFEGRKGNFEPRSALEEETIGRAPALAEAGRAQVVLSGLRALATQLGSSPGRSAILLVSEGFTRQPRRLTVRGLPDATTVERFANRYDVPIYAFDPRTAAGEDAAGVAMLGRFVAETGGTLARGDDLAGNLARAGQEIDSGYTLTYQPSRADDGRYHPVRVTVVRREADARSRGGYVSAPSAEARRAMREGPGANVILPTRLLRRSPLIDVWSGVTRVSTSDGRVMVTWEPGRALTAAGRATASRVALKATTRDGQVLYEGLLAPVRVGEAADKNASDRAEFDAPSGRVQLDMTVLGMRGEKLDVDARDVEVPALSGSSPLLLPAILIATQSAREFRAVADDANAAPDPSRQFRRTERLVIRVPAYSGDAPVPVTAYLLNRLAQPMREIGVLPGAGGAGVTQFDLPLAPLAPGEYFLQFNVKGPGAPVGQRIQFRITG; encoded by the coding sequence GTGAAGCTGCGATCACCGCTCCTGCTGGTGCTCATCCTCGCGCTGCTCGCTCCGCTGGGAGCGGCGACCGAGCCTGTACGCATCTCGACCATCGTCACCGACCGCCAGGGCAAGGCGGTGACCGGCCTCACGCTGAAGGACTTCGAGATCCGGGAGGACGGCGTGCTGCAGCCGCTGCTCTCGGTGGAGTCGCGGAAGCCCGCGCCGCGCCGGCTGGCGATTCTGCTGGATGAGTTTCACGTCGATGCCGCGGACAGCGTCCGGATCCGCGATGCCGTCATCAGGTTCATCACCGCACAGATGCGCCCGGACGACACCGCGGTGATCCTCAAACCGCTCGACCCGCTGACCACGATCCGGCTCACGAGCGATCGCGACGCGCTCGTGGCCGCCGTCAGCACGTTCGAGGGACGCAAGGGGAACTTCGAGCCGCGCTCCGCGCTCGAAGAGGAGACGATTGGACGGGCGCCGGCGCTCGCCGAGGCCGGACGCGCGCAGGTCGTCCTCTCCGGCTTGCGTGCGCTGGCGACCCAGCTCGGCTCGTCGCCCGGGCGTTCGGCGATTCTGCTGGTGAGCGAGGGGTTCACGCGCCAGCCGCGGCGCCTGACGGTGCGCGGGCTGCCGGACGCCACGACCGTCGAACGCTTCGCCAACCGGTACGATGTGCCGATTTACGCGTTCGACCCGCGGACGGCCGCCGGCGAAGATGCGGCCGGAGTCGCGATGCTGGGGCGGTTCGTTGCCGAGACCGGGGGAACGCTGGCGCGCGGCGACGATCTCGCCGGCAACCTCGCACGCGCCGGCCAGGAGATCGACAGCGGCTATACCCTCACCTACCAGCCGTCGCGCGCCGACGACGGACGCTATCACCCGGTGCGCGTCACCGTCGTGCGGCGCGAGGCCGACGCGCGCAGCCGCGGGGGCTACGTCTCGGCGCCGTCGGCGGAAGCGCGCCGTGCGATGCGCGAGGGGCCCGGCGCGAACGTCATCCTGCCGACCCGCCTGCTCCGCCGCAGCCCGCTGATCGACGTGTGGTCCGGGGTGACGCGCGTCTCCACCAGCGACGGGCGCGTCATGGTCACATGGGAACCGGGACGCGCGCTGACCGCCGCCGGACGCGCGACTGCGTCGCGGGTGGCGCTGAAGGCGACGACGCGCGACGGCCAGGTGCTGTATGAAGGATTGCTCGCCCCGGTGCGCGTCGGGGAGGCGGCAGACAAGAACGCCTCGGATCGCGCGGAGTTCGACGCGCCTTCCGGCCGGGTCCAGCTCGATATGACCGTGCTCGGGATGCGCGGCGAGAAGCTCGACGTCGACGCCCGCGACGTCGAGGTCCCGGCGCTGAGCGGGTCGTCACCGCTGCTGCTGCCGGCAATCCTGATTGCCACGCAGTCGGCGCGCGAGTTCCGCGCCGTGGCCGACGACGCCAACGCGGCGCCCGATCCCTCGCGTCAGTTCCGCCGCACCGAACGCCTGGTGATCCGCGTGCCCGCCTACTCGGGCGACGCGCCGGTGCCGGTGACCGCCTACCTGCTGAACCGCCTGGCGCAGCCGATGCGCGAAATCGGCGTGCTGCCCGGCGCCGGCGGCGCCGGGGTCACGCAGTTCGATCTGCCGCTCGCGCCACTCGCGCCGGGCGAGTATTTTCTGCAGTTCAACGTCAAGGGCCCGGGCGCGCCCGTCGGCCAGCGGATTCAGTTCCGCATCACCGGCTGA
- a CDS encoding ABC transporter permease translates to MRDDLKSAARSLLASRGFTLVALFVLALGIGAGTAIFSVVDAVVLRGLPFDEHDRLGVIYENDTRRAVTFGLGNVTPQTYLDWRELQQPFQQITAVAGTQFRLKTEGGEPADARAQRITAEFFPVLRVAPLLGRAFNASDEVEGRHRVAILTYGFWQRRFGGAADVVGRTIELSDSAYEIVGVMPATFSYPVGSDRPADLLVPMMFSKEDRTKGDSHNYNHTVIGRLKDGLSLQQATGQMWRLSEQLDQKDPKWTPGRRAYVLTLHDHLVGKVRGWMLMLLGAVVLVLLIACANVANLMLVRATGRTREMGIRAALGASPFRIVRGLVIEGLLLSSAGALLGVLLAWGGVTVLRAWLPAGLPRVASIGIDYRVLAATILASGVTGVLFGVAPALQSARPDLAGSLKDGGRSATAGGAAQRLRSILVVAEVALAVILLVGAGLFTGSFVRLIRVDPGFDYRNVLALNIGLSRRPGETFADYAVRSAPYVRQAVEAVGRVPGVEMVGTVSGGLPLSGSWSRTRITLPGRGQLSGEGDDIDRRTVSANYLRVLRIPLLKGRYLSDDDRAGSSPVVVINQAAAQRYWPGQDALGQRFTMNKKEWTVVGVVGNIHHLGPEIAPRQECYLPAAQEESYGATLAIRSAGDPLAVLPAVKAAIWSVNPEQRLTGDTVTLERYMDRLIAQRRFNMAVLALFGVLGLVIAAVGIYGVMAYVVAQRTNEIGVRMALGATRANVVSMVLRRAGVLMLAGLAIGGIGAWYLGSGVKSFLFEVQPNDAGIFAGALAVLACAGLLASALPARRAAAVDPLVALRRE, encoded by the coding sequence GTGCGCGACGACCTCAAGAGTGCCGCCCGGTCCCTGCTCGCATCGAGGGGGTTCACGCTGGTCGCTCTGTTCGTGCTGGCGCTGGGCATCGGCGCCGGCACGGCGATCTTCTCCGTGGTCGACGCTGTCGTCCTCCGCGGGCTGCCCTTCGACGAGCACGATCGGCTCGGGGTGATCTACGAGAACGACACCCGGCGGGCGGTCACTTTCGGGCTCGGGAACGTCACGCCGCAGACCTACCTGGACTGGCGCGAGCTCCAGCAGCCGTTCCAGCAGATTACCGCCGTCGCCGGGACCCAGTTCCGCTTGAAAACGGAAGGGGGGGAGCCCGCAGACGCGCGGGCGCAGCGCATCACGGCGGAGTTCTTCCCCGTGCTCCGGGTCGCGCCGCTTCTCGGCCGGGCGTTCAACGCGAGCGACGAGGTCGAGGGACGGCACCGCGTCGCCATTCTGACCTACGGCTTCTGGCAGCGGCGGTTCGGCGGCGCCGCGGACGTGGTGGGCAGGACGATCGAGCTCAGCGACAGCGCCTACGAGATCGTCGGCGTGATGCCCGCCACGTTCTCGTATCCGGTCGGCAGCGATCGTCCGGCGGACCTGCTGGTGCCGATGATGTTCAGCAAGGAGGATCGCACCAAGGGGGACAGCCACAACTACAACCACACCGTGATCGGCCGCCTGAAGGACGGCCTGTCATTGCAGCAGGCGACCGGGCAGATGTGGCGGCTCTCGGAGCAGCTCGATCAGAAGGACCCGAAGTGGACCCCCGGCCGCAGGGCGTACGTGCTGACGCTGCACGATCATCTCGTCGGCAAGGTCCGCGGCTGGATGCTGATGCTGCTGGGCGCGGTGGTGCTCGTGCTGCTGATCGCCTGCGCGAACGTCGCCAACCTGATGCTGGTGCGCGCCACCGGCCGGACGCGCGAGATGGGGATCCGCGCGGCGCTCGGCGCCAGCCCGTTCCGCATCGTCCGCGGACTGGTGATCGAAGGTCTGCTGCTCTCGTCAGCCGGGGCGCTGCTCGGGGTGCTGCTCGCCTGGGGCGGCGTCACAGTCCTGCGCGCCTGGCTGCCCGCCGGACTTCCGCGCGTCGCGTCGATCGGGATCGACTACCGCGTGCTCGCCGCGACGATTCTCGCGTCCGGCGTCACCGGCGTTCTGTTCGGCGTGGCCCCGGCGCTGCAGTCGGCGCGGCCGGACCTGGCCGGCTCGTTGAAGGACGGGGGCCGTTCCGCCACCGCGGGCGGAGCCGCGCAGCGGCTGCGCAGCATCCTCGTCGTCGCCGAGGTGGCGCTGGCGGTGATCCTGCTCGTCGGCGCCGGCCTGTTCACAGGGAGCTTCGTGCGCTTGATCCGCGTCGATCCCGGGTTCGACTACAGGAATGTGCTGGCGCTCAACATCGGGCTGAGCCGCCGGCCGGGAGAGACGTTCGCCGATTACGCGGTTCGCAGCGCGCCATACGTGCGTCAGGCGGTCGAGGCAGTCGGCCGCGTCCCGGGCGTGGAGATGGTCGGGACGGTGAGCGGCGGCCTGCCGCTCTCCGGCAGCTGGAGCCGGACGCGCATCACGCTGCCGGGACGCGGGCAGCTCAGCGGCGAAGGAGACGACATCGATCGGCGGACCGTGTCCGCGAACTACCTGCGGGTGCTCCGCATTCCGTTGCTGAAAGGACGCTACCTCTCGGACGACGACCGCGCCGGCAGCAGTCCCGTGGTGGTGATCAACCAGGCGGCGGCGCAGCGCTACTGGCCGGGCCAGGACGCGCTCGGGCAGCGGTTCACGATGAACAAGAAGGAGTGGACCGTCGTCGGCGTCGTCGGCAACATTCACCATCTCGGGCCGGAGATCGCGCCGCGGCAGGAGTGCTATCTGCCGGCGGCGCAGGAAGAGAGCTACGGCGCGACGCTGGCGATCCGCAGCGCGGGGGATCCGCTCGCCGTGCTGCCGGCGGTGAAGGCGGCGATCTGGTCGGTCAATCCGGAGCAGCGCCTTACCGGCGACACGGTGACGCTGGAGCGTTACATGGACCGCCTGATCGCGCAGCGCCGCTTCAACATGGCGGTGCTCGCGCTGTTCGGCGTGCTCGGCCTGGTGATCGCCGCCGTCGGCATCTACGGGGTGATGGCGTACGTGGTGGCGCAGCGCACGAACGAGATCGGCGTGCGCATGGCGCTCGGCGCCACGCGCGCGAACGTCGTCTCGATGGTGCTGCGCCGCGCGGGAGTGCTGATGCTGGCGGGACTGGCGATCGGGGGGATCGGCGCCTGGTATCTCGGTTCGGGCGTGAAATCGTTCCTCTTCGAGGTGCAGCCGAACGATGCCGGCATCTTCGCCGGCGCTCTCGCGGTCCTCGCCTGTGCCGGTCTGCTCGCGAGCGCGCTGCCGGCGCGTCGCGCCGCCGCCGTCGATCCGCTGGTGGCGCTGCGACGCGAGTAA
- a CDS encoding ABC transporter permease, which produces MRHRSRLIHAWRNLLHKSAVERELDDELRAAEETLRDRYASQGMSDADARRAARLALGGEPVQDAVRDVRAGVRLEMLLGDLRYAVRALRKSPAFTAAAVLSLALGIGANAAIFTFINALALSPLPVRDPSALVEIAPRGSDPAFLSFPMHRDLAARQQALTGIVATAGETPVRVTVPAASGGGAEIDNVRISFVTGNYFSVLGLAPAAGRLFLPEDDRVPASAEQAGSIVVLSDAFWQRQFARDPSVIGRTILIGRTAARVVGVTPPGFAGEVLGNAADGWVPLTAWSSLDELENRRGTFTAFFGRLKSGIAPAEAAAQLTVLFRQLRVEEGIQKTPEQASIELLPAAAGLDFSLRRTYMKPLLIVMGMVALVLLIACANIANLLLARSAARAGEIGVRLALGCSRARLVGQLLIESLLLASAGAAAGLLISQLAARSLARMILGGPVGLKLRLDPDIRVFAFLAVLAIATAVIFGLVPALRATRLDLAPALKGAGRAIRQPARQRAGRVLVAAQVALSLLLLVGAGLLVRSVQKLYAQDLGFSPQNVIVFSLAGSPSNRQPEAMAAVERAARERVLAIPGVQSASFSGMLIFSPSDIGAPFSIPGAGASERLTARYNSVSPGYFDTLGMTMLEGRALRDEDNHVSAAGAVVVNESFARRFFPGGAVGRTIRFGGQPGRPLQIVGIVRDAKYNSLRTAAKPLMFVPYAKMTRTLRSLEVRSTMPMASLAGPVREALSSVSKELMIRQVLPLTEQVDHSLSAERLLLRLCAMFAALALLLACIGLYGVVAYSVAHRTAEIGVRVALGATPSSVMRGIVRETLLLAGAGIALGIPAALAAGRLLTSFLYGMTPRDPATFAVSAATLLAAAAVAAALPARRAASVDPAAALRSG; this is translated from the coding sequence GTGCGTCACCGATCGCGGCTGATCCACGCGTGGCGCAACCTGTTGCACAAGTCCGCGGTGGAACGGGAGCTGGACGACGAGCTGCGCGCCGCGGAGGAGACGCTCCGCGACCGCTACGCGTCGCAGGGCATGAGCGACGCCGACGCGCGGCGGGCGGCGCGCCTCGCGCTGGGCGGTGAGCCGGTCCAGGACGCGGTGCGCGACGTCCGCGCCGGCGTGCGCCTCGAGATGCTGCTCGGCGACCTCCGCTACGCGGTGCGGGCGCTGCGCAAGAGTCCCGCCTTCACCGCCGCCGCGGTGCTGTCGCTCGCCCTGGGCATCGGGGCCAACGCCGCGATCTTCACCTTCATCAACGCGCTGGCGCTCAGCCCGCTGCCGGTCCGGGACCCGTCGGCGCTCGTCGAGATCGCGCCGCGCGGCAGCGACCCGGCATTCCTGTCGTTCCCGATGCACCGGGATCTCGCGGCGCGGCAGCAGGCGCTGACCGGCATCGTCGCGACGGCGGGTGAGACGCCGGTTCGCGTGACGGTGCCGGCCGCCTCCGGCGGCGGCGCGGAGATCGACAACGTCCGGATCAGCTTCGTTACCGGCAACTACTTTTCGGTGCTCGGCCTCGCGCCCGCCGCCGGACGGCTGTTCCTCCCTGAAGACGATCGCGTTCCGGCCAGCGCCGAGCAAGCCGGCTCGATCGTCGTCCTCAGCGACGCCTTCTGGCAGCGGCAGTTCGCCCGTGATCCGTCCGTCATCGGCCGGACGATTCTGATCGGCCGCACCGCCGCGCGCGTGGTCGGCGTCACCCCGCCAGGGTTTGCCGGCGAGGTGCTCGGCAACGCGGCCGACGGTTGGGTCCCGCTCACCGCCTGGTCGTCGCTCGACGAGCTGGAGAACCGGCGCGGAACCTTCACCGCGTTCTTCGGCCGGCTGAAGTCGGGCATCGCTCCCGCGGAAGCGGCCGCGCAGCTGACCGTGCTCTTCAGGCAACTGCGCGTGGAGGAGGGCATCCAGAAGACGCCGGAGCAGGCGTCCATCGAGCTGCTGCCGGCTGCCGCCGGGCTCGATTTCTCGCTGCGGCGCACCTACATGAAGCCGCTGCTGATCGTGATGGGCATGGTGGCGCTGGTGCTGCTGATCGCCTGCGCCAACATCGCCAACCTGCTGCTGGCGCGGAGCGCGGCGCGCGCGGGGGAGATCGGCGTCCGGCTGGCGCTCGGCTGCAGCCGGGCGCGTCTGGTCGGGCAGCTGTTGATCGAGAGCCTGCTGCTCGCGTCGGCGGGCGCGGCGGCCGGGCTCCTGATCTCCCAGCTCGCAGCCCGGAGTCTGGCGCGGATGATCCTCGGCGGTCCGGTGGGGCTGAAGCTCCGGCTCGATCCCGATATCCGCGTGTTCGCGTTCCTCGCCGTGCTCGCCATCGCCACCGCGGTGATCTTCGGCCTCGTCCCCGCGCTGCGGGCGACGCGGCTCGACCTCGCGCCGGCGTTGAAAGGCGCCGGACGCGCGATACGGCAGCCGGCGCGGCAGCGGGCCGGCCGCGTGCTGGTCGCCGCGCAGGTGGCGCTGTCGCTGCTCCTCCTCGTCGGCGCGGGCCTGCTCGTGCGCAGCGTCCAGAAGCTCTACGCGCAGGATCTCGGGTTCTCGCCGCAGAACGTGATCGTGTTCAGCCTCGCCGGCAGTCCGTCGAACCGCCAGCCCGAGGCGATGGCCGCGGTCGAACGCGCCGCGCGCGAGCGCGTGCTCGCCATTCCGGGCGTTCAGTCGGCCAGCTTCTCCGGGATGCTGATCTTCAGCCCGTCGGATATCGGCGCGCCGTTCTCGATTCCCGGCGCCGGGGCGAGCGAGCGGCTGACGGCGCGCTACAACAGCGTCTCACCCGGTTATTTCGACACCCTCGGGATGACGATGCTCGAAGGGCGTGCGCTGCGCGACGAGGACAATCATGTCTCGGCAGCGGGAGCGGTCGTGGTCAACGAGAGCTTCGCGCGGCGTTTCTTCCCCGGCGGGGCCGTCGGACGCACGATCCGCTTCGGCGGCCAGCCCGGCCGGCCGCTGCAGATCGTCGGCATCGTCCGCGACGCGAAATACAACAGCCTGCGCACAGCCGCCAAGCCGCTCATGTTCGTGCCCTACGCCAAGATGACGCGGACGCTGCGGTCGCTCGAGGTCCGGTCGACGATGCCGATGGCGTCGCTTGCCGGGCCGGTGCGCGAGGCGCTGTCGAGCGTCAGCAAGGAGCTGATGATCCGCCAGGTTCTGCCCCTGACCGAGCAGGTCGACCACTCGCTCTCGGCGGAGCGGCTGCTGCTGCGGCTGTGCGCGATGTTCGCCGCGCTGGCGCTGCTGCTCGCGTGCATCGGACTCTACGGCGTGGTTGCGTATTCGGTGGCGCACCGCACGGCCGAGATCGGCGTCCGTGTGGCGCTGGGCGCGACGCCGTCGAGCGTGATGCGCGGGATCGTCCGCGAGACGCTGCTCCTGGCGGGGGCCGGCATTGCGCTGGGTATCCCCGCGGCGCTGGCGGCCGGGCGCCTGCTGACGAGCTTTCTCTACGGGATGACACCCCGGGATCCGGCCACCTTCGCCGTGTCGGCGGCGACGCTGCTGGCCGCGGCAGCGGTTGCGGCGGCGTTGCCGGCGCGGCGCGCTGCCAGCGTGGATCCGGCGGCGGCCCTGCGCAGCGGCTAG